A genomic window from Halorubrum lacusprofundi ATCC 49239 includes:
- a CDS encoding ABC transporter permease yields MHNPLADVPIPILDDLIESDYVRSLVVGTTAVLGLLGLLGLLLPGSIAGDLAGIVFSTSTAASTARLAAPIVLAGLGGIFAEKSGVINIGLEGLLIISAFVSVYVASVVGIGNAVLGVPAIWVGFLAGIAASTALSGVFGIVCIEFKADQIIAGLAVWLIALGLAPFMSTVFFGGVNTPNLGARIGWHYSATMVVIATLASWWALNRTAFGKHLRAAGENPKALDTVGISVSKVRHAGVLLSGVLSGVGGSALALSIGQFIGSGDTMVQGKGFIAIVAYLFGNYNPLGTLGAGVLFAGLDAIQIRLQQLGYAIPDTLVQTIPYVVVILVLALVGRTRLPEAAGEHYETED; encoded by the coding sequence ATGCATAACCCGCTCGCGGACGTGCCGATTCCGATCCTCGACGATCTGATCGAATCCGACTACGTGCGGTCGCTGGTTGTGGGCACCACGGCGGTGCTCGGTCTGCTGGGCCTGCTGGGACTGCTGTTGCCCGGCTCGATCGCCGGCGACCTCGCCGGAATCGTCTTCTCGACGAGCACCGCGGCGTCGACGGCGCGGCTGGCGGCGCCCATCGTGCTGGCCGGGCTCGGCGGTATCTTCGCCGAGAAGTCCGGCGTCATCAACATCGGGCTGGAGGGACTGCTGATCATCTCGGCGTTCGTCTCCGTCTACGTCGCCTCGGTCGTCGGGATCGGCAACGCCGTCCTCGGAGTGCCGGCTATCTGGGTCGGCTTCCTCGCCGGGATCGCCGCATCGACCGCACTCTCCGGCGTGTTCGGGATCGTCTGCATCGAGTTCAAAGCCGATCAGATCATCGCCGGACTGGCGGTCTGGCTCATCGCGTTAGGGCTGGCGCCGTTCATGTCGACGGTGTTCTTCGGCGGCGTCAACACCCCGAATCTCGGCGCGCGCATCGGCTGGCACTACTCAGCGACCATGGTCGTGATCGCGACGCTGGCCTCGTGGTGGGCGCTGAACCGCACCGCGTTCGGGAAACACCTGCGAGCGGCGGGCGAGAACCCGAAGGCGCTCGATACAGTGGGTATCTCCGTCTCGAAGGTGCGTCACGCCGGCGTGCTGCTGTCGGGCGTGCTCTCGGGCGTCGGCGGCTCCGCGCTCGCGCTCTCGATCGGCCAGTTCATCGGCTCGGGCGACACGATGGTGCAAGGGAAGGGGTTCATCGCCATCGTCGCGTACCTGTTCGGCAACTACAACCCGCTCGGGACGCTCGGCGCGGGCGTGCTGTTCGCCGGGCTCGACGCGATCCAGATCCGGCTCCAGCAGCTCGGCTACGCGATCCCCGACACGCTGGTCCAGACGATCCCGTACGTGGTCGTCATCCTGGTGCTCGCGTTGGTCGGTCGCACCCGCCTACCTGAGGCCGCGGGCGA